In a single window of the Bacteroides acidifaciens genome:
- a CDS encoding acyl-CoA thioesterase, with protein sequence MEEIVFHHTLPIQLRFNDVDKFGHVNNTVYFSFYDLGKTEYFASVCPGVDWEKIGIVVVHIEADFVKQIFASDHIAVQTAVSKIGTKSFHLIQRVIDTETNEIKCVCKSIMVTFDLEKHESMPLTKEWIEAICKYEGRDLQKAEK encoded by the coding sequence ATGGAAGAAATCGTATTTCACCACACGCTGCCTATTCAGTTGCGCTTCAATGACGTAGACAAATTCGGTCATGTCAACAACACTGTTTATTTCTCTTTTTACGATTTAGGAAAGACTGAATACTTCGCTTCAGTATGTCCGGGAGTGGATTGGGAGAAGATTGGCATCGTTGTCGTTCATATCGAAGCGGATTTCGTAAAGCAGATTTTTGCTTCAGACCATATTGCTGTGCAGACGGCTGTCTCTAAGATAGGCACTAAAAGTTTTCATCTGATTCAACGGGTAATTGATACGGAAACAAACGAGATTAAATGTGTCTGCAAGTCTATCATGGTGACTTTCGACCTGGAGAAACATGAATCCATGCCACTGACTAAGGAATGGATAGAGGCGATATGTAAGTATGAAGGGCGGGATTTGCAGAAAGCAGAGAAATAA
- a CDS encoding L-threonylcarbamoyladenylate synthase: protein MIEDIKKACQVMNEGGVILYPTDTVWGIGCDATNEEAVRRVYEIKKRADSKAMLVLVDTSVKVDFYVQDVPDVAWDLIEVADKPLTIIYSGARNLAPNLLAEDGSVGIRVTNEEFSRRLCQQFRKAIVSTSANVSGQPGAANFSEISDEIKSAVDYIVGFRQDDMSRPKPSSIIKLDKGGVIKIIRE, encoded by the coding sequence ATGATAGAAGATATTAAAAAAGCCTGTCAGGTGATGAATGAAGGAGGAGTGATTCTCTATCCTACCGATACCGTTTGGGGTATAGGCTGCGATGCGACTAACGAAGAGGCTGTACGCCGTGTATATGAGATTAAGAAACGTGCTGATAGCAAGGCTATGCTGGTACTGGTAGATACTTCTGTAAAAGTGGATTTTTATGTACAAGATGTGCCGGATGTGGCATGGGACTTGATTGAAGTTGCCGACAAGCCGTTGACGATAATCTATTCTGGGGCACGTAATTTGGCTCCGAATCTGTTGGCGGAAGACGGAAGCGTGGGCATACGCGTCACAAACGAGGAATTCTCAAGACGTCTTTGCCAGCAATTCCGCAAAGCGATTGTTTCTACATCGGCGAATGTGAGCGGGCAACCCGGTGCTGCCAATTTCAGCGAAATCAGTGATGAAATCAAATCGGCAGTAGATTATATCGTCGGCTTCCGTCAGGATGATATGAGCCGGCCGAAACCATCAAGTATTATTAAGTTGGACAAAGGTGGAGTGATTAAGATAATTCGCGAATAA